A genomic region of Prionailurus viverrinus isolate Anna chromosome D4, UM_Priviv_1.0, whole genome shotgun sequence contains the following coding sequences:
- the LOC125150703 gene encoding uncharacterized protein LOC125150703, protein MFSCCVPVSRGRRLGGAPGRDASRPWRQRVRSCTGRLRSLARREPKKSTDEIGKRLAESRFTYPTELCVCPVAQEGHPGPRERVAARRSQEAGPGVGLGRPPSPPWPLHRVLVHRSWDEDPESPEPEPEESGAGVEAGAAPEPDPRASGSSESLQAVVESGATPAGAREPAGDLVPVLGQRATEQSQLVPASAPDTVPATALVPAWMLVTNQGPEGLRRVFIVFLIVAPIPVSAPPPE, encoded by the exons ATGTTCTCCTGTTGTGTGCCCGTGTCCCGCGGCCGCCGACTCGGGGGAGCCCCTGGCCGCGACGCTTCCCGACCCTGGAGACAGCGGGTCAGGTCGTGCACAGGACGCCTCAGGTCTCTAGCTCGCAGGGAACCAAAG AAATCAACTGATGAAATCGGGAAACGATTGGCGGAATCCCGATTCACCTACCCTACAGAGTTGTGCGTGTGCCCCGTCGCCCAGGAGGGCCACCCTGGACCCAGGGAGAGAGTGGCCGCACGGAGGTCTCAGGAAGCAGGGCCTGGAGTTGGCCTGGGAAGGCCTCCTTCACCGCCCTGGCCCCTCCACAGGGTCCTGGTTCACCGGTCCTGGGATGAGGACCCAGAGTCCCCGGAGCCAGAGCCCGAGG aGTCTGGAGCAGGAGTGGAAGCCGGTGCGGCTCCAGAGCCCGACCCAAGGGCATCGGGGTCCTCGGAGTCTCTGCAGGCAGTGGTGGAGTCTGGGGCAACTCCTGCAGGGGCCAGAGAGCCAGCAGGTGACCTGGTACCTGTGCTGGGACAGCGGGCAACTGAACAGAGTCAGCTGGTTCCTGCTTCTGCTCCCGACACCGTTCCTGCCACCGCCCTTGTTCCCGCATGGATGCTGGTCACAAATCAAGGGCCCGAAGGCCTTCGAAGGGTGTTTATTGTATTTCTAATTGTTGCTCCAATCCCAGTCTCCGCCCCCCCACCAGAAtga
- the LOC125150699 gene encoding LOW QUALITY PROTEIN: histo-blood group ABO system transferase-like (The sequence of the model RefSeq protein was modified relative to this genomic sequence to represent the inferred CDS: inserted 1 base in 1 codon; substituted 1 base at 1 genomic stop codon) has translation MVYPQPKVLTPSRKDVLVLTPWLAPIIWEGTFNIDILNERFRLRNTTIGLTVFAIKKYMVFLELFLQTAEKDFMVGHRVTYYVFTDRPGDMPRVPLGEGRQVVVLEVRSSXRWQDVSVHRMEMIRNFSRRRFLHEVDYLVCADVDMRFREHMSVEILSPLFGTLHPGFYGAAREAFTYERRPQSQAHVPRDEGEFXYAGGFFGGSVAEVLRLTSACHQAMVVNRAHGIEAVWHDESHLNRYLLDHKPTKVLSPEYLWDEQLLGWPAVVKKLRYVTVPKTHRVIRD, from the exons ATGGTTTACCCCCAGCCCAAGGTGCTAACACCCTC TAGGAAAGATGTCCTTGTCCTCACCCCTTGGCTGGCCCCCATCATCTGGGAAGGGACCTTCAACATTGACATCCTGAATGAGCGGTTCCGGCTCCGGAACACCACCATCGGACTAACGGTGTTTGCGATCAAAAA ATACATGGTCTTCCTGGAGCTGTTCCTGCAGACGGCGGAGAAGGACTTCATGGTGGGACACAGGGTCACCTACTACGTGTTCACCGACCGGCCGGGGGATATGCCCCGCGTGCCCCTcggggaagggaggcaggtggTGGTCCTGGAGGTCCGGAGCT CGCGCTGGCAGGACGTGTCCGTGCACCGCATGGAGATGATCCGCAACTTCTCCCGGCGGCGCTTCCTCCACGAGGTGGACTATCTGGTGTGCGCGGACGTGGACATGAGGTTCCGGGAACACATGAGCGTGGAGATCCTGTCCCCGCTCTTCGGCACCCTGCACCCCGGCTTCTACGGGGCGGCCCGCGAGGCCTTCACCTACGAGCGCCGGCCGCAGTCCCAGGCGCACGTCCCCAGGGACGAGGGCGAGTTTTAGTACGCGGGAGGCTTTTTTGGGGGGTCGGTGGCCGAGGTTCTGCGGCTCACGTCGGCCTGTCACCAGGCCATGGTGGTCAACCGGGCCCACGGCATCGAGGCCGTGTGGCACGACGAGAGCCACCTGAACAGGTACCTGCTGGACCACAAGCCCACCAAGGTGCTGTCCCCCGAGTACCTGTGGGACGAACAACTGCTGGGCTGGCCCGCCGTCGTGAAGAAGCTGAGGTATGTGACTGTGCCCAAGACTCACCGGGTCATCCGGGACTGA